One Paracoccus liaowanqingii genomic region harbors:
- a CDS encoding TRAP transporter small permease subunit encodes MPVIKLIDGLNEFVGRVLSVVAILFAGIIIYDVFMRYALGQPTRWAFDVTKQLYGFYFVMLGGYALRHQAHVRVDLLTARMGPGLRRWVELAGYAIFFFPFAWIFASRSWDFAMTSWRQGELTYGAVQLPVYPLKMAMFVAACLLLIQGVSEALKLILNRSPKPEPHDVG; translated from the coding sequence GTGCCGGTGATCAAGCTGATCGATGGCCTGAACGAGTTCGTGGGCCGGGTGCTGTCGGTCGTCGCGATCCTCTTCGCCGGCATCATCATCTATGACGTCTTCATGCGCTATGCCCTGGGCCAGCCGACCCGGTGGGCCTTCGACGTCACCAAGCAGCTCTACGGCTTCTATTTCGTGATGCTGGGCGGCTATGCCCTGCGCCATCAGGCCCATGTCCGCGTCGACCTGCTGACCGCGCGGATGGGCCCCGGCCTGCGCCGATGGGTCGAGCTGGCGGGCTATGCGATTTTCTTCTTTCCCTTCGCCTGGATCTTCGCCAGCCGCAGCTGGGATTTCGCGATGACCTCGTGGCGGCAGGGAGAGCTGACCTATGGCGCCGTGCAGCTGCCCGTCTATCCGCTGAAGATGGCCATGTTCGTGGCCGCCTGCCTGCTGCTGATCCAGGGGGTCAGCGAGGCGCTGAAGCTGATCCTGAACCGATCCCCCAAGCCGGAGCCCCATGATGTCGGGTGA
- a CDS encoding TRAP transporter large permease yields MSGESIALVMSGLLLLGLFMGHPLAFVLGGTAVLGALIAGKPMVLGIVINRIFGDVLDNYVLIAIPLFVLMARFLSDSGVTDRMFEALRHLMARVTGGLGLAVVFISILLAATTGIIGASITVMGMMALRPMLQYGYDKRLATGLIGASGCLGILIPPSIMLILMASYAPGLSVGQLFAGAMVPGLLLGVMYALYVVFIAWLRPDWAPKIAEADQISRGAMWKMLMIEAVPPLILILGILGSLLAGIATATEASAIGAALALLIVIGRGRFQWRTFYSALLETGRTSAMILFIVVGATAFTGVFNITGGLRASQDLIRGLADDPYTLIAMMLLVVFILGMFLDWTGIVLLSFPIFLPLVGEMGIDPLWFVVLMAVVLQTSFLSPPFGYALFYMRAIAPPEVTITDIIIGVLPFIVMILMMCGAMILFPALVTWLPLALYG; encoded by the coding sequence ATGTCGGGTGAATCGATCGCGCTCGTGATGTCGGGCCTGCTGCTTCTGGGCCTGTTCATGGGCCATCCGCTGGCCTTCGTGCTGGGGGGCACCGCGGTGCTGGGCGCGCTGATCGCGGGCAAGCCGATGGTGCTGGGCATCGTCATCAACCGCATCTTCGGCGACGTGCTGGACAATTACGTACTGATCGCCATCCCGCTCTTCGTGCTGATGGCGCGGTTCCTGTCCGACAGCGGCGTTACCGACCGCATGTTCGAGGCGCTGCGCCACCTGATGGCCCGCGTCACCGGGGGGCTGGGACTGGCGGTGGTCTTCATCTCGATCCTGCTGGCGGCGACGACCGGGATCATCGGCGCGTCGATCACCGTGATGGGCATGATGGCGCTGCGCCCGATGCTGCAATACGGCTATGACAAGCGCCTGGCCACGGGGCTGATCGGGGCCTCGGGGTGCCTTGGCATCCTGATCCCGCCCTCGATCATGCTGATCCTGATGGCCTCCTATGCGCCGGGGCTGTCGGTGGGGCAGCTGTTCGCGGGCGCGATGGTGCCGGGGCTGCTGCTGGGCGTCATGTACGCGCTGTATGTCGTGTTCATCGCCTGGCTGCGCCCGGACTGGGCCCCCAAGATCGCCGAGGCCGACCAGATCAGCCGCGGCGCCATGTGGAAGATGCTGATGATCGAGGCGGTGCCGCCGCTGATCCTGATCCTGGGCATCCTGGGATCGCTGCTGGCGGGCATCGCCACCGCGACCGAGGCCAGCGCCATCGGCGCGGCGCTGGCCTTGCTGATCGTGATCGGGCGCGGCCGCTTCCAGTGGCGGACCTTCTATTCAGCGCTGCTGGAGACCGGGCGCACCTCGGCCATGATCCTCTTCATCGTGGTGGGCGCCACGGCCTTCACCGGCGTCTTCAACATCACCGGCGGCCTGCGCGCCAGCCAGGACCTGATCCGGGGCCTGGCCGACGACCCCTACACGCTGATCGCGATGATGCTGCTGGTGGTGTTCATCCTGGGCATGTTCCTGGACTGGACCGGCATCGTGCTGCTGTCATTCCCGATCTTCCTGCCGCTGGTGGGCGAGATGGGCATCGATCCGCTGTGGTTCGTCGTCCTGATGGCGGTCGTGCTGCAGACCAGCTTCCTGTCGCCGCCCTTCGGATATGCGCTGTTCTACATGCGCGCCATCGCCCCGCCCGAGGTCACGATCACCGACATCATCATCGGCGTGCTGCCCTTCATCGTCATGATCCTGATGATGTGCGGCGCGATGATCCTGTTC